In Phyllopteryx taeniolatus isolate TA_2022b chromosome 13, UOR_Ptae_1.2, whole genome shotgun sequence, the following are encoded in one genomic region:
- the insm1b gene encoding insulinoma-associated protein 1b produces the protein MPKGFLVKRNKRCAHVSYRTRPDHDDLQEPTRLTQAAFPSLHIQPCLPPTCAAPSPDRPAASPDLAAADASVPKTEKPAQFGNPETVCQALYSPTRPISKEQDRAYFERSFNLGSPVSAESFPTSASLSGLDHLLYAPVDLKIGTSNSSRSGTIGTGTGSGTGTGSGTGTGTGGGGGAVAAPSNRLAGTKRPAADGTERKAKAAPKKPKAIRKLNFEDEMTTSPVLGLKIKEGPVEAKPSAHASGSGAGKPLGEFVCQLCKEAYADPFSLAQHKCSRIVRVEYRCPECDKMFSCPANLASHRRWHKPRSGGAPAGPPPSRPPTAAVKSASEEAKDASDRDTASPSLSESGSDEGSYDCHLCGKRFKRQAYLRKHVTGHQVLQKKVLEESGFPAEQVPLPSCSSCSSASPEDASNQSPLNLSPAERLLCPVCAESFTSRAAHERHLRLVHSSQTYPCKYCPATLYSSPGLTRHINKCHPSENRQVILLQMPVRPAC, from the coding sequence ATGCCCAAAGGATTCCTGGTCAAAAGAAACAAGAGGTGTGCACATGTTTCCTACAGGACTCGGCCGGACCACGATGACCTCCAGGAGCCCACCCGCCTCACCCAAGCTGCCTTCCCGAGCCTGCACATCCAGCCGTGCCTGCCGCCGACGTGCGCGGCGCCCAGCCCGGACCGCCCCGCAGCATCCCCGGATCTCGCAGCAGCCGACGCGTCGGTGCCAAAAACGGAGAAGCCGGCCCAGTTCGGCAACCCCGAGACGGTGTGCCAAGCCCTGTACAGCCCGACCCGGCCCATCAGCAAGGAGCAAGACAGGGCGTATTTCGAACGGAGCTTCAATCTGGGCTCGCCCGTTTCTGCCGAGTCATTCCCGACATCCGCTTCCCTCTCCGGCCTGGACCACCTCCTGTACGCCCCGGTCGACCTGAAGATCGGCACCAGCAACAGCAGCCGAAGCGGTACGATCGGCACCGGCACCGGCAGCGGCACCGGCACCGGCAGCGGCACCGGCACCGGcaccggcggcggcggcggcgcagtGGCGGCACCGAGCAACCGGCTCGCCGGCACCAAGAGACCCGCAGCCGACGGCACGGAGCGCAAAGCCAAAGCCGCTCCCAAAAAACCTAAAGCCATCCGAAAGCTCAACTTCGAAGACGAGATGACCACCTCCCCCGTGCTGGGGCTGAAAATCAAAGAGGGTCCGGTGGAGGCGAAGCCCAGTGCGCACGCGTCGGGATCGGGAGCCGGCAAGCCTCTGGGGGAGTTCGTGTGTCAGCTCTGCAAGGAAGCCTACGCGGACCCCTTCTCGCTGGCCCAGCACAAATGCTCCCGCATCGTCCGGGTCGAGTACCGGTGCCCAGAGTGCGACAAGATGTTCAGCTGCCCCGCCAACCTCGCCTCGCACCGCCGCTGGCACAAGCCCAGGAGCGGCGGCGCCCCGGCGGGACCGCCGCCCTCCAGACCGCCGACCGCGGCTGTCAAATCCGCCTCCGAAGAAGCCAAAGACGCCAGCGACAGAGACACTGCGAGTCCAAGTCTGTCCGAGTCCGGTTCCGACGAGGGCTCGTACGACTGTCACTTGTGCGGGAAGAGGTTCAAGCGCCAAGCGTACCTAAGAAAACACGTCACGGGTCACCAGGTACTGCAGAAGAAAGTTCTGGAGGAGAGCGGCTTCCCGGCGGAGCAGGTGCCGCTgccctcctgctcctcctgctcctccgcCTCCCCGGAGGACGCCTCGAACCAAAGTCCCCTCAATCTGAGCCCCGCCGAGCGCCTGCTGTGCCCCGTGTGCGCGGAGAGCTTCACCAGCAGGGCGGCCCACGAGAGGCACCTGCGCCTCGTGCACTCGTCCCAAACGTACCCGTGCAAGTACTGCCCCGCCACCTTGTACAGCTCGCCGGGACTGACCAGGCACATCAACAAGTGCCACCCCTCGGAGAACCGCCAGGTGATCCTGCTCCAAATGCCCGTGCGGCCCGCCTGCTGA